Proteins encoded together in one Amblyomma americanum isolate KBUSLIRL-KWMA chromosome 1, ASM5285725v1, whole genome shotgun sequence window:
- the LOC144107762 gene encoding uncharacterized protein LOC144107762, with protein MLRSTVMDRQPSSAPLQAVENVQPLALSLPKGPWTKQLKGLHRSFADDSILQHERALSAFKHCVAGYRMFKAEKVHDALLCEAGGQCPCQSSSRMQCQRS; from the exons ATGTTGCGTTCAACGGTCATGGACCGCCAGCCGAGCTCG GCACCACTGCAAGCCGTGGAAAATGTTCAGCCACTTGCATTGAGTCTCCCGAAAGGACCGTGGACCAAGCAGCTGAAAGGCCTGCACAGAAGTTTTGCGGATGACTCCATATTGCAGCACGAGAGAGCTCTATCTGCTTTCAAACATTGTGTTGCCGGCTATAGGATGTTTAAAGCTGAGAAGGTTCACGATGCATTGCTCTGCGAAGCTGGTGGGCAG TGCCCCTGCCAGTCATCCAGCAGGATGCAGTGCCAGCGAAGCTAA